The Pseudanabaena galeata CCNP1313 genome includes a region encoding these proteins:
- a CDS encoding 3-deoxy-7-phosphoheptulonate synthase: MEFNSVSSTDSAQKSGQGISVLDENLEQLKTSDLHVVETCPLLAPVEVKTELPITPAIAKVVSNARARIRNILNGSDRRLLVVVGPCSIHDVKAAREYAEKLAKFRDQVSDALEIVMRVYFEKPRTTVGWKGLINDPHLNGTFDINYGIRMARGLLLDVAKLGLPSATELLDPIVPQYLADLISWTAIGARTTESQTHREMSSGLSMPVGFKNGTDGSIDVAINALLSARQPHRFLGVNNEGMASIVTTTGNPDGHIVLRGGKQGPNYDNVHVEAIAHRLSDRKLLPYMMIDCSHDNSGQDYNLQPTVLQDIAEQVRNGSEHIVGIMLESHLNRGKQPLKELSKLEYGKSITDGCINFETTVEVLTDLANAVRSGRF, encoded by the coding sequence ATGGAGTTCAATAGCGTGTCATCAACCGATAGCGCCCAGAAATCTGGGCAAGGAATATCAGTATTAGATGAAAATTTAGAGCAACTTAAGACCAGCGATCTGCATGTGGTCGAAACTTGCCCACTATTAGCACCCGTCGAGGTAAAAACAGAATTACCAATTACCCCCGCGATCGCGAAGGTAGTCTCGAATGCGAGAGCCAGAATCAGAAATATTTTGAATGGTAGCGATCGCCGTTTATTGGTGGTAGTTGGACCTTGCTCAATTCACGATGTCAAAGCAGCCCGTGAGTATGCCGAAAAGTTAGCCAAATTCCGCGATCAGGTCAGCGATGCCCTCGAAATTGTGATGCGTGTTTATTTCGAGAAGCCACGCACTACAGTGGGCTGGAAAGGGCTGATCAACGATCCACATCTCAACGGTACATTTGATATTAATTACGGTATCCGCATGGCGCGGGGGCTATTGCTGGATGTGGCGAAGTTGGGCTTACCCAGTGCTACCGAACTGCTTGATCCGATTGTGCCACAGTATCTTGCTGATCTGATCTCTTGGACAGCGATCGGGGCACGGACAACTGAGAGCCAAACTCACCGCGAAATGTCCTCTGGCTTATCGATGCCTGTGGGTTTTAAAAATGGCACTGATGGCAGCATTGATGTAGCGATTAACGCCCTATTGTCAGCACGTCAGCCCCACCGTTTTCTGGGTGTCAATAACGAAGGTATGGCAAGCATTGTCACGACGACAGGCAATCCTGATGGACATATCGTCTTACGTGGCGGTAAACAGGGGCCTAATTATGACAACGTTCATGTAGAGGCGATCGCCCATCGTCTTAGCGATCGCAAGCTACTGCCTTACATGATGATTGATTGCAGTCACGACAATAGTGGACAAGATTACAATCTTCAGCCAACTGTACTGCAAGATATCGCTGAGCAGGTGCGTAATGGCTCAGAACATATTGTTGGCATCATGCTCGAAAGTCATCTCAATCGAGGCAAGCAACCTTTGAAAGAATTGTCAAAATTGGAATATGGCAAGAGTATTACCGATGGTTGCATTAACTTTGAGACCACTGTTGAAGTTTTGACAGATCTCGCTAATGCAGTGCGATCAGGACGCTTTTAA
- a CDS encoding Uma2 family endonuclease: MVITVSPPEVQPLTSSVTAVARQGENRVALRGISWLSYQQILNALPQSRAARLTYDRGILEITMPLIKHEFSRCLIEVFIRILVMELGMKLKTMGSTTMDCEDLQRGAEPDCAYYIQNQPKVAGKTVDFSQDPPPDLVVEVDITHTDIDKNRLYASLGVPEFWRYNGQELKIYTLQESEQESQYVECDRSPTFPWMQKEYLYNFLEEAQQDEIAAEVKFRDFVKTNGTGLQPSTIS; this comes from the coding sequence ATGGTTATCACCGTTTCACCACCAGAAGTACAACCTTTAACTTCATCAGTTACCGCAGTAGCGAGACAAGGTGAAAATCGAGTTGCGCTACGAGGAATTAGCTGGCTGTCATACCAACAGATTCTTAATGCTCTACCACAGAGTCGCGCTGCACGGCTTACCTACGATCGCGGCATCCTTGAGATTACTATGCCATTAATTAAACATGAATTTTCACGATGCTTAATTGAAGTTTTTATTAGGATTTTAGTTATGGAACTAGGGATGAAGCTCAAAACAATGGGATCAACCACGATGGATTGTGAAGATTTGCAACGTGGTGCTGAGCCAGACTGTGCTTACTACATCCAGAATCAACCGAAAGTTGCAGGAAAAACTGTTGATTTTAGCCAAGATCCCCCGCCCGATCTCGTAGTTGAAGTGGATATTACTCACACTGATATTGATAAAAATAGGCTTTATGCTAGCCTTGGTGTCCCTGAATTTTGGCGATATAATGGACAAGAATTAAAGATTTATACATTACAGGAATCAGAACAGGAATCTCAATATGTAGAGTGCGATCGCAGTCCTACCTTTCCTTGGATGCAAAAGGAATATTTATATAACTTTCTCGAAGAAGCACAACAAGACGAGATTGCTGCTGAAGTTAAGTTTCGTGATTTTGTCAAAACTAATGGTACTGGGCTACAGCCCAGCACCATTAGTTAA
- the clpB gene encoding ATP-dependent chaperone ClpB has protein sequence MQPTNPNQFTEKAWAAIARTPDVVKAAQQQQIEPEHLLKALLEEEGLAASIFSKVGINIQKLRDRTDEFINRQPKVSSSNSSVYLGKNLEVLFDRAEKERKSFGDDFISIEHILLPYCKDDRFGKPLYQEMGLDEAKLRNVIQQVRGNQKVTDQTPENKYEALTKYGRDLTELAREGKLDPVIGRDDEIRRTIQILSRRTKNNPVLIGEPGVGKTAIAEGLAQRILSGDVPESLQGRKLIALDMGGLIAGAKYRGEFEERLKAVLKEVTESSGQFILFIDEIHTVVGAGATQGAMDAGNLLKPMLARGELRCIGATTLDEYRKYIEKDAALERRFQQVYIDQPNVEDTISILRGLRDRYELHHGVKISDNALVAAATLSNRYISDRFLPDKAIDLVDEAAAKLKMEITSQPEALDEINRKVIQLEMECLSLKKENDRESLDRLEKLNKELGDLKEEQTTLKAQWEAEKQVIDNIRKLKESIEHVNVEIQQAERDYDLNKAAELKYGKLTDLQRQLEVAEVNLEEAKTSGRSLLRQEVTEEDIAEIISKWSGIPISKLVESEKEKLLQLEDVLHDRVVGQEEAVTAIADAIQRSRAGLADPNRPIASFIFLGPTGVGKTELAKALAAYLFDTEDSMVRIDMSEYMEKHSVSRLVGAPPGYVGYEEGGQLTEAVRRRPYAVILFDEIEKAHPDVFNIMLQILDDGRVTDSQGRTVDFKNSIIIMTSNVGSQFILDIAGDDSKYEEMRDRVMESMRSSFRPEFLNRIDEIVIFHALRRDELRRIVKLQVQRLEQRLGDRRMTLKIADAALDFIAEVGYDPVYGARPLKRIIQRQLETQIAKGILRGDYSDGDTIFVDIENERLAFKRLSNDLITVS, from the coding sequence ATGCAACCAACTAATCCCAATCAATTTACCGAAAAAGCATGGGCAGCGATCGCAAGGACACCCGATGTGGTGAAAGCGGCTCAGCAGCAGCAAATTGAACCCGAACATTTACTCAAGGCTCTCCTAGAAGAAGAAGGGCTAGCAGCTAGTATCTTTAGTAAAGTGGGGATCAATATTCAAAAATTGCGCGATCGCACTGATGAATTTATTAACCGTCAGCCCAAAGTATCAAGTTCTAATAGCTCTGTATATTTGGGCAAAAATTTAGAAGTATTGTTTGATCGTGCTGAAAAGGAACGTAAAAGTTTTGGCGATGATTTTATCTCGATTGAACATATCCTCTTGCCCTACTGCAAAGACGATCGCTTCGGCAAACCTCTCTATCAGGAAATGGGACTCGATGAGGCAAAACTCCGTAATGTGATTCAGCAAGTAAGAGGCAACCAAAAAGTGACCGATCAAACCCCCGAAAATAAATATGAAGCGCTTACAAAATATGGGCGTGATCTCACAGAATTAGCCCGTGAAGGCAAACTCGATCCCGTGATTGGACGCGATGACGAAATCCGCCGCACGATTCAGATTTTGTCACGACGCACCAAAAACAATCCCGTTCTCATTGGTGAACCAGGGGTGGGTAAAACAGCGATCGCTGAAGGTTTGGCGCAACGCATTCTCAGTGGTGATGTACCTGAATCACTGCAAGGTCGTAAGTTAATCGCTCTGGATATGGGCGGACTGATTGCAGGGGCAAAATATCGTGGTGAATTTGAAGAAAGACTAAAAGCCGTTCTGAAGGAAGTTACAGAATCAAGCGGTCAATTCATTCTCTTTATCGATGAAATCCATACCGTCGTTGGTGCGGGAGCCACACAGGGAGCCATGGATGCAGGTAACTTGCTGAAGCCAATGCTAGCTCGCGGTGAGTTGCGCTGTATTGGTGCAACGACATTGGATGAATATCGTAAATATATTGAGAAAGATGCCGCCCTTGAGCGCCGTTTCCAACAGGTTTATATTGATCAACCCAATGTCGAAGATACAATCTCAATTTTGCGTGGTTTGCGCGATCGCTACGAGTTACATCATGGCGTAAAAATTTCTGACAATGCGTTGGTAGCAGCCGCAACGCTTTCTAATCGCTATATTAGCGATCGCTTCTTGCCAGACAAAGCGATCGATCTCGTTGATGAAGCCGCCGCTAAGCTAAAAATGGAAATCACCTCTCAACCCGAAGCCCTTGATGAAATTAATCGCAAGGTGATTCAGCTTGAAATGGAATGTCTCTCACTCAAAAAAGAAAATGATCGTGAGTCTTTAGATCGTCTAGAAAAACTGAACAAAGAACTAGGAGACTTAAAGGAAGAGCAAACCACCCTCAAGGCACAATGGGAAGCGGAGAAACAGGTGATCGATAATATTCGCAAACTCAAGGAATCCATTGAGCATGTGAATGTGGAAATCCAACAAGCTGAGCGTGACTACGATCTGAATAAAGCTGCGGAACTCAAATATGGCAAGCTTACTGATTTACAGCGCCAATTAGAAGTTGCTGAGGTCAATCTTGAAGAAGCGAAAACTTCAGGGCGATCGCTATTGCGTCAAGAAGTTACAGAAGAAGACATTGCGGAGATTATCTCGAAATGGTCAGGCATTCCGATCAGTAAGCTAGTGGAATCTGAGAAAGAGAAGCTGCTGCAATTGGAAGATGTGCTACACGATCGCGTCGTTGGTCAAGAAGAAGCCGTCACTGCGATCGCAGATGCCATTCAACGTTCCCGTGCAGGACTCGCCGATCCCAATCGTCCGATCGCTAGCTTTATCTTCTTAGGTCCCACTGGTGTTGGTAAAACTGAATTAGCCAAAGCGCTCGCCGCCTATCTCTTCGATACCGAAGACTCGATGGTGCGGATCGACATGTCGGAATATATGGAGAAACATAGCGTTTCCCGTTTGGTGGGCGCACCTCCCGGCTATGTCGGTTACGAAGAAGGTGGACAATTAACCGAAGCAGTGCGTCGTCGTCCCTATGCCGTAATTCTCTTTGATGAAATCGAGAAAGCACATCCCGATGTATTTAACATTATGTTACAAATCCTTGATGATGGTCGCGTTACCGATTCCCAAGGTCGCACCGTTGATTTTAAGAACTCGATTATCATCATGACCAGTAACGTCGGTTCGCAGTTTATTCTTGATATTGCTGGCGATGACTCTAAATATGAAGAAATGCGCGATCGGGTGATGGAATCTATGCGATCGAGCTTCCGTCCCGAGTTCTTAAATCGTATTGATGAAATTGTGATCTTCCATGCTTTACGTCGTGATGAACTCCGCCGTATTGTGAAGCTGCAAGTCCAGCGTTTAGAACAACGTTTAGGCGATCGCCGCATGACCTTGAAAATTGCTGATGCTGCTCTAGATTTCATTGCGGAAGTTGGCTACGATCCAGTTTATGGAGCGCGTCCACTGAAGCGAATCATCCAGCGTCAACTGGAAACCCAAATCGCAAAAGGAATCCTACGCGGCGACTATAGCGACGGCGACACCATCTTTGTCGATATTGAAAACGAGCGTCTCGCCTTCAAACGACTTTCAAACGATTTGATTACTGTTTCCTAA